TAGGGTCCAAACCTGAGATTTTGAGATGCGAGAGGACTACTACAAAAACAACGTGGATTTTACGAGTTCAACACCTAGAGTGGTTCCAATCGGACAAAGTTAACAGCGTTTTTGCCTGCGAGTACTTCTTAGGTGTTACTGACTCTAGAGCTAAAGATGAGAGCCTAGCATCGAGTGCGACAAAACCGTGCTTACTCAATGGGATCGGGCATTTGTAGTACGTCATATTTGACGGAAGCTGTGCCTAGGCCTGGGACTGTTAGATCAACACGCCATCGATCTGAGAATTGGTCGATTCCCTCAAGCATAACTATGGTGCCTGAAAGCAATATGGTTCCCGGAAGATGTTCGCCGCGCTCCTTCAAAACTTGTAGCCAGTAATCAGGTGACAGCAATGCGCTGGCGTCGGAGTCTTGAATCAGTACTTCATCCTTACCTACCCACGCTTTTAGGGAAATTTCTGACAAGTCCTCGGGCAAATCCTTGAGAGGAAAAGCAGTACTTCCTAATACATCGGGAGAAGCATTCTTTGACCAAGCTACGCCTTTGGTTTCCAAAGCCCGGTCAGTGTGGTCACAGGCTACGGTGAGGAATTCTTCGCCTAGATCATCAATAATTAAGGCCCATTCTGCTTCTCCAGAAGTTCTGCCGTGTTGCACAGGAATCTGTGTTGTTTGTTGTGCGAGATATGGAGAAACGGGGTACAGCGTGGGACTAGTGGAAGGGGCGGGAACACCCAATGCTGCGAGCTCTTTGATGTGGGCTTGAACCTCCTCTTGATTCTTTCCTGCATAGCCAGCATTAAAAAGGTTTCGCACTGTTACAACGCGGGTACTGCCGTCGGGAAGCTGAAATGATAACACTGGAAAAGTGGATGTGTTGGGCATAAAAAGCTCCTATTGCACGATAGAAATTAGAGTTTTATCTACACATTATCAGTTTATTGTATACAATCTACCGAAAAGCTGATGATTTCCAGCACCAGGGAGGTGTTATGAAAAATCTCGATTCTTCGCTTCAGTCCGATCATTTTGATGTCTCGAAGAGAGACTTGTATAAGGCTTTTGTTGCATCACTTTCCGGGACATCCCTGGAGTGGTATGACTTTGCGGTATATTCGGCCGCTTCTGCCCTTGTCTTAGGCCCGTTATTCTTTCCATCAGAAGATCAATACGCCGCTACGCTCATGGCTTTTGCAACGTATGCCATTGGATATTTGTCGCGGCCGGTCGGCGGGGTAGTTTTTGGTCGCCTAGGTGACAGATTAGGAAGAAAGACTGTCCTGGTCTACACACTCGTTCTCATTGGCGTGGCAACATTCTTAATCGGAGTGTTGCCTACATATCTTCAGATTGGTCTGTGGGCTCCAATCTTCCTAGTTATTTTGCGCTTTTTCCAAGGTGTTGGCGTAGGTGGTGAATGGGGCGGAGCAGTACTGCTTTCCTCAGAATATGGAAATCCCCATCGACGTGGCTTCTGGGCTAGTGCCGCACAAGTAGGGCCTCCAGCTGGAAACCTATTGGCCAATGGCGTACTTGCATTTTTGACGGCATTTCTCAACGAGCAACAGTTTATGACTTGGGGTTGGCGCGTTGCTTTTATCGTCTCCCTAATCCTTATCGGATTCGGATTATGGATCCGGCTAAAGCTTGAAGATACCCCCGTTTTTAGAGCACTTGAAAATGCTGGTGATCGATCAGAGAGCCCTATCACCGAAGTAATTATCACTCAGTTAAAGCCACTCATTGCAGCAGTATTGAGCCGGCTTGGACCGGATGTCTTTTATGCCTTGTATACGGTTTTCATCTTGACCTATGGGACCCAACGTCTCGGTTTTGAAAGAAGCACAGTCCTAAGTGCCGTGCTTATTGGATCAGCTACTCAATTAGTGACTATCCCGTTAGCTGGATGGTTGTCTGATCTATTAAATCGACGTCTTCTCTATGCCGTTGCTGCCATTTCTGCTGCAGCTTGGTCTTATCTGCTTTTCCCACTGGCAGGGGCAGGTACTTTTGAAAAGTTAGCAATAGCTATGGTTATTGCTGGGACTTGCCATAGTTTCATGTTCGCACCACAAGCTGCTTATGTCATCGAACAGTTTCATCCACGATTGAGATACACCGGGTCTTCTCTTGCTTATACAATCGGCGGAGTTTTTGGTGGCGCCATGGCACCCATGATGTTCACGTGGGTTGCAGGTCCAGAGATTCGGTCGCTTCCCGTCTCTTTATATGTCACAGGAGCAGTGTTTTTCACCTTGATTGGGTTGTCAATTGGAAGAAATCCAGTGGTTGAGGAGGATTTGGAGCATTTAGATACAATCAAAAAAGCGACGAACTTATGACTCCGCACTGAAATTTTTCAATAAAACTTGCTTAGTTTTGTTCAGATGGTCTATGAGAGCAAGAATAGCTTTTTCTGATTCTTTGTTTTTCAGGGAATCTACGATCTTTGCATGTTCTTCAATGACTTCGCGCCACCGAGTTGGAGCAAAAAGTGCGGTGGCCCCTATCAGGCGCTGTCGGACTCTTATTCTGTTGTACACTTCAATTATTGCGTTATTGCCGGCAGCATTTAAAAGATGAGCGTGAAATTCCTGATCAAGTCGGATAAATTCAACAATTTTAGGCTTATCCGAATGGTTGAGTAATTGACGTTGTTCCTCCAAAGTGGTTGCTAGTCGTTGACACAGTAAAGAGTTCTTCGTTTGTTTTAAAGCGGTTTGAGCTGCATGTGTTTCAAGAAGTAGCCTAAGCTCCATCAGATCAAGAATTTGCTTTTTATCTACAGTGGGGATTCGAGTTCCTCTATTAGGGATCTGTTCTAATAGTCCTTCCGCTGTAAGCAGGCGGAAAGCTTCACGGACAGGTGTTCTCGATATACCAATTTGTGCGGCTAGCTCTTGTTCACTGAGGAA
This genomic interval from Corynebacterium poyangense contains the following:
- a CDS encoding DUF2848 family protein, translated to MPNTSTFPVLSFQLPDGSTRVVTVRNLFNAGYAGKNQEEVQAHIKELAALGVPAPSTSPTLYPVSPYLAQQTTQIPVQHGRTSGEAEWALIIDDLGEEFLTVACDHTDRALETKGVAWSKNASPDVLGSTAFPLKDLPEDLSEISLKAWVGKDEVLIQDSDASALLSPDYWLQVLKERGEHLPGTILLSGTIVMLEGIDQFSDRWRVDLTVPGLGTASVKYDVLQMPDPIE
- a CDS encoding MFS transporter gives rise to the protein MKNLDSSLQSDHFDVSKRDLYKAFVASLSGTSLEWYDFAVYSAASALVLGPLFFPSEDQYAATLMAFATYAIGYLSRPVGGVVFGRLGDRLGRKTVLVYTLVLIGVATFLIGVLPTYLQIGLWAPIFLVILRFFQGVGVGGEWGGAVLLSSEYGNPHRRGFWASAAQVGPPAGNLLANGVLAFLTAFLNEQQFMTWGWRVAFIVSLILIGFGLWIRLKLEDTPVFRALENAGDRSESPITEVIITQLKPLIAAVLSRLGPDVFYALYTVFILTYGTQRLGFERSTVLSAVLIGSATQLVTIPLAGWLSDLLNRRLLYAVAAISAAAWSYLLFPLAGAGTFEKLAIAMVIAGTCHSFMFAPQAAYVIEQFHPRLRYTGSSLAYTIGGVFGGAMAPMMFTWVAGPEIRSLPVSLYVTGAVFFTLIGLSIGRNPVVEEDLEHLDTIKKATNL
- a CDS encoding GntR family transcriptional regulator, with the translated sequence MGSGMSSRQNNKTGQHLVYEYLTTEVLVRPELQGTFLSEQELAAQIGISRTPVREAFRLLTAEGLLEQIPNRGTRIPTVDKKQILDLMELRLLLETHAAQTALKQTKNSLLCQRLATTLEEQRQLLNHSDKPKIVEFIRLDQEFHAHLLNAAGNNAIIEVYNRIRVRQRLIGATALFAPTRWREVIEEHAKIVDSLKNKESEKAILALIDHLNKTKQVLLKNFSAES